One window of Nitrospirota bacterium genomic DNA carries:
- the argF gene encoding ornithine carbamoyltransferase has translation MAERDLLALRSLAPREIRRLIDRAKTGVPSRALAGKSVGLFFEKASTRTRVSFEVAIAQLGGHPVFLPAQEIQLGRGETIADTARVLSRYLDALVIRTFGQDRLEEWARHATIPVINGLTDAHHPCQILADLLTIDEKKQRLAGIVVAYVGDGNNVAHSLLEGCAIMGMSCRIASPAGYQPDGEIVKWAELEAEKTHGGVWVGEDPREAAAGADVLYTDVWTSMGQEAESRTRAAVFRRYQINADLLRLAKPDAIVMHCLPAHRGEEITEDVMEGPRSVIFDQAENRLHIQKAILEMLVEGATG, from the coding sequence ATGGCTGAGCGCGACCTACTGGCGCTCCGGAGCCTGGCCCCGCGCGAGATCCGGCGCCTGATCGACCGGGCAAAAACTGGCGTCCCCTCCCGGGCACTGGCGGGAAAAAGCGTGGGGCTATTTTTCGAGAAAGCCTCCACGCGCACGCGCGTGTCGTTCGAGGTCGCGATCGCGCAACTGGGCGGCCATCCCGTGTTCCTGCCGGCTCAGGAGATCCAGCTCGGACGCGGAGAGACGATCGCCGATACCGCCAGAGTCCTGTCGCGCTACCTCGACGCCCTCGTGATCCGCACCTTCGGGCAGGACCGATTGGAGGAGTGGGCGCGCCACGCCACGATTCCCGTGATCAACGGGCTCACGGATGCGCATCATCCCTGCCAAATCCTCGCCGACCTGCTGACGATCGATGAGAAAAAGCAGCGGCTGGCCGGGATCGTGGTGGCCTACGTGGGCGACGGCAACAACGTCGCGCACTCGCTGCTCGAGGGGTGCGCCATCATGGGCATGTCGTGCCGCATTGCGTCGCCGGCCGGGTACCAGCCGGACGGCGAGATCGTCAAATGGGCGGAACTCGAGGCCGAGAAAACGCACGGCGGGGTGTGGGTCGGCGAGGACCCGCGCGAGGCCGCAGCCGGCGCGGACGTGTTGTACACGGACGTCTGGACCAGCATGGGGCAGGAAGCCGAGAGCCGGACGCGCGCCGCTGTTTTTCGTCGCTATCAGATCAACGCCGACCTGTTGCGGCTTGCCAAACCCGACGCGATCGTCATGCACTGCCTGCCCGCGCATCGCGGCGAAGAGATCACCGAAGACGTGATGGAGGGCCCGCGCTCGGTCATCTTTGACCAGGCCGAGAACCGGTTGCACATCCAGAAGGCGATCCTGGAAATGCTTGTTGAGGGGGCGACGGGGTGA
- a CDS encoding argininosuccinate synthase — translation MRNVKKSESGSVSPSPIRTLVLAYSGGLDTSVAITWIKERYGCEVIAFCADLGQGEDLQAVKAKALATGAKKAVVRDLRETFVEDFVFPMLRANAVYEGSYLLGTSIARPLIAQAQMAVAAQERADAVGHGATGKGNDQVRFELAYQTIDPAIRIVAPWREWPFRSRQDLIDYADKHGIPVTATKAKPYSVDKNLFHTSYEGGILEDPWAEPPAEMFTMTVDPQRAPASAEYVEVDYRAGDPVALNGHKLSPARLLASLNEIGGRHGIGRVDLVENRYVGMKSRGVYETPGGTILHAAHRAVESLTLDREVLHQRDALIPRYAELVYYGYWFSPERRMLQAAIDEAQQSVTGTARLKLYKGSITIAGRKSPASLYRHDLATFEEEAVYDQKDAAGFIRLNALRLKVGSRMRRKV, via the coding sequence GTGAGGAACGTCAAAAAGAGCGAGAGCGGATCCGTCTCCCCCTCGCCCATCCGGACTTTGGTCCTGGCCTACTCCGGCGGTCTGGACACGTCGGTGGCGATCACGTGGATCAAGGAACGTTATGGCTGCGAGGTCATCGCGTTCTGCGCGGATCTGGGACAAGGCGAAGACCTGCAAGCCGTCAAAGCCAAAGCCCTCGCCACGGGCGCGAAAAAGGCGGTGGTGCGGGATCTCCGAGAGACGTTCGTCGAAGACTTCGTCTTCCCCATGCTGCGCGCGAACGCGGTGTACGAAGGTTCCTACCTGCTCGGCACGTCGATCGCTCGGCCGTTGATCGCGCAGGCCCAGATGGCGGTCGCCGCGCAGGAGCGGGCCGACGCGGTGGGACACGGCGCGACCGGGAAAGGCAACGACCAGGTGCGTTTCGAACTCGCCTATCAGACCATCGACCCCGCGATCCGCATCGTGGCGCCGTGGCGCGAATGGCCGTTCCGTTCGCGCCAGGACCTGATCGACTACGCGGATAAACACGGGATCCCGGTCACCGCCACCAAGGCCAAGCCCTACAGCGTGGACAAAAATCTCTTCCACACCAGCTACGAGGGCGGCATCTTGGAAGATCCGTGGGCCGAACCGCCGGCCGAGATGTTCACGATGACGGTGGACCCGCAGCGCGCCCCGGCCTCGGCCGAATACGTGGAGGTGGACTACCGCGCGGGTGATCCCGTGGCGCTCAATGGCCACAAGCTCTCGCCCGCGAGGCTGCTCGCTTCCCTTAACGAAATCGGCGGCCGTCACGGCATCGGCCGCGTGGACCTGGTCGAGAACCGCTACGTGGGCATGAAGTCGCGCGGAGTCTACGAAACGCCGGGCGGCACGATCCTGCACGCGGCGCACCGGGCGGTCGAGTCGCTGACGCTGGATCGAGAGGTCCTGCACCAGCGCGACGCCCTGATCCCGCGGTACGCCGAGTTGGTCTACTACGGGTACTGGTTCTCCCCCGAGCGCCGGATGCTGCAGGCCGCGATCGACGAGGCGCAGCAAAGCGTAACCGGCACGGCGCGCCTCAAGTTGTACAAGGGATCGATCACCATCGCGGGCCGGAAATCCCCCGCGTCCCTGTACCGTCACGACCTAGCCACGTTCGAGGAAGAGGCGGTGTACGACCAGAAAGACGCCGCGGGATTTATCCGGCTCAATGCGTTGCGGCTGAAAGTCGGCAGCAGGATGCGACGCAAGGTGTAA